The DNA window ATTGCCGaacgcttatggtgcccctggcgactctctttttcctaaattttgacctcgttgccaagcgcttatggtgcccctggcgactccctttttcttaaattttgacctcgttgccgagcgcttatggtgcccctggcgacttcctcctttcttcttgaattctttatataacccttaaacctagttgccgagcgctgatcgaggtgccctggcgacattcgacctcttttctaaaccttccctttctatcataaatttagagtcataatataatcaagtattgatattaaataaaagacattatcttttagacaattctcataataaattaattcgatctaactaactctctattatttagtgtccacaatttgttaactatccttaatttctatcataatgttccttttcaaatcttaattctctaactcttacgctttctaatttatatatatatatatatatatatatatatatatcttaagtaacaagccccttgcatatggtgaacccgcaatacaagcggacttgccgctaaaacgaaaccataatcgatatctttcttttattataatattaaaggtctattctttaaatctgattaaccttcgaattacgtatacctagttgcgtccatatccctaaaatacctagtgaaacttcctagaAACCAAATATTTCCGCGCTACATCATTCtcctagatccactagattagtcctagctctcggcgtccctgggttatagccggtggaagcaggttgccctataaaagtagagagcaatctttttctcactaactgagatatagagagagatagagcgtcgctgagacgtaacaacCCCAGGGAtgccgagagctaggactaatctagtggatctaggggaatgatgtaggcgcggaacaagttggttactaggaagtttcactatGTATTTTAAGGATATGGTCACAACTAGGTAGAtataattcgaaggttaatcaagtttaaagcggggagcacacacttttgcataagcgcataaccataagtataaggaaattgattggttcatttcgttaggcatatgtttgtggaccaatcaatttccttatacttatggttatgcgcttatgcaaaagtgtgtgctccccgcttaaagaatagaattttaatattataataaaagaaagatatcgattatggttgcgttttaTGGCAAGTTCGCTTGtgtattgcgggttcaccatatgcaaggggcttgttacttaagatatatatatatatatatacatatatatatatatatatatatatatatatacatattaattagaaaccgtaagagttagagaattaagatttgaaaaggagcattatgatagaaattaagggtagttaacaaattgtggacactaaataatagagagttagttagatcgaattaatttattatgagaattgtctaaggaataaggtctcttatttaatatcaatacttgattatattatgactataaatttctgataaaaagagaaggtttagaaaagaggtcgaatgtcgccaggggcactgtaataagcgctcggcaacgatggaattttagggagaatgtgtaatgtcgccagggcaccgtaattaACGCTCGGCAACTAAGTTCAAGGATTaggttgtgttcagaaaattagataataaatttgatttcaatttaatctcctgttgtcatttcttgtgggaggcttttaaatcgatagaagacgccgccagggcaccttgatcagcgctcggcaactagggtTAAGGGTTATATCAAGAattcaaaaagaaaggagaaggtcgccagggcaccataagcgctcggcaacgatggattttcgagaaaaagagcaaagtgtttcaagattaagtcaggttcaaatgacaacagttgtgtatattttgcatggaatttataaatcttacttagtattgatattatgggtttgttttaaataatagtaggataatagattaaagttgattgactggaaactgtcagccacttgctaatgcttgacaggaGATTTCTTATTActtagaggatgaaaaggtaattaaataatattagggGTTAtcagtcaattcaaataaagtttctaatatttatggaaagatggggatttttagtaattgtaagtacttttaccgtgatgtggcaggaaaatccttccttctgttcaagttctggtcATACTCTGTTaggcccttctctcgtcctttaagacctcggtcgtggatgaagtaggccggataaaagtacacagacgtatgcacaaaattttttattatttccttagttttacaacttaacactgaatcgacagtaataacaattaatatattaatcgaaatggtatagtgaatagtacgcgaacaatgaacgaataatacggagcgaatacttgtaccgaatagtaatgaattagtaatgaataatgttaactaagaataaatgattcgaatgcttgaaaATCTCTTAATTGACTGACCAAACTGACTGCAATGCTTGAATTGAATTGAATGCAATGCCGAACTGAATGCCGAACTGAATGCCGAACTGAATGCTtcgaaggttcgaaatcgccggcttatatactgtcgagacaaagggtcttcgggccgtgcgcagatcacgcgttgcgctctggaagattcttagaatgattcagtgaaggacttctgagaagaaagatttttaacaacaattcttctgagaattgtcgatcgatatgtttatctgactattAAGTTTCGGtgctcgtggtcgtagcccgtcgcgagtccgttcgacttatcgctcgcaatatcaggtttcactgacatgaggcctcttatgcgcattctcttcggcttaattaatattttataatataaaatccttaataatatggttaatatttatgcttattaatttatggaatcatttgttttatttatttcagttctgataataagttggcaatttatttaaagttatggcattctatagtttaaaaaatagatcttttagataacttatatgtattatatgcaatgtatataatttatgattccatagaatataagcctcttaaatttatatttatggcttgatcgatactacaataaagcatattaattttattaaaatcatttctttatggaagcattcgcgcattatataataacctgttttaattaatatgattttaattatttataaagtataattgtattggatatagtattgaaagttttatatgtgatgttttggataaaataattataaatattcaacaaattatagtcaacaaattattattatatacgttttatgattccataaagtacggcgcatttactcctcaatttaagagtgagtaattattatatatatatttgtctgtatgattaaatattaaaatcttaaaagttagatattagtatcgatattatcgagtatgaaactcgctcgcaagttcgttcttaaagtaatcagcaggttagttctagaaagtcactgctgtacaactagctagttctaaataatgcttcctgattcgtcaATCCAAGGAATCCTCAATTCtttgcgccatcgattattattactaaaaggattaaaatatattcagggtttaggctaaataaccatatgtaactaaaataataagcgattaatgaaattagttaacaattaaaataaaagcaaatggattacataattattctacaGGTATTTTGTAGGGATAAAAGCgatacttaattactagctaaaatatagtttttaaaattggcaggacgttacacgAGTGTAAAATTCGCTCGCAAGTttgttcttaaagtaatcagcaggttagttctagaaagcCACTGATGTACAGCTAactagttttaaataatactttctgattcgtcgatctaaggaattctcaatttcttgcgccatcgattattattactaaaaggattaaaatatatttggtttttaggctaaataactttatggaactagaatgataagcgattaatgaaattagttaacaattaaaataaaagcaaatggattacataattattccataggtattttgcaAGGATAAAGCGGTAcataattactagctaaaatatagtttttaaaattggcaggacgttatAGTACAGTAGGTTCACTCTGCTGAAAATTGTGCTAATGGTTGTCCCTTGTGCATGACCGAGTTGCACAACTAACAATATGGCGGCCACGTAGCGCCCAATAGCGCCCAGTAACGAAGAAGGCTACATGtgatttgtgatattttagtgtatactttaattacatataaatctattttaaatcgctattttaatatcatttgacATTATagcatgatattttattaattttatgtgagaaatattgcattttcatcatgaaaattatacaattgaataaaaattcacttttaaaatttttattattttgtgatactcgATCCTCTAAacctttcaatttataatttaaattatgttcatcacattgtaaatttttattattaaaattttgtaatatacatataacaataaataatacatttttaaatacacatgTTTTAAAAtcgttgtttttaattttacatattttattgtataattttttttttgcttattgtcgctttatatttttgttgtatataatcatattatatttactatttttttattaatcgtataaatttattaatatataaaatagtattatgaattaaaagcaatattaaatgttaaattaatttttctgataacattttttgtaagtCTCACAATTAGACATACATAGATTTCTATCTTAACtagtatctattattattcaaattaaagccCGCGCACAACCAGCAATATGGCGATCGTTTAGCATCGAGAACAAAGGGACACACAGAGTGAACTTACTGTACTTACCTATACTGTGCTACGATCAAGAAGACGCTAGAGAcgcttcgaagcatttctagCATCTTTCCGACCGCAGCCTATGTCTATGGTTTCGTTTCGTTTGTATTTTAACTGAAGTATAGGCGAATTCAAGCCAAAACCatttaaatagaagaaaaagattaattgaaGTAAGCCGGCCAAGGTATCCTACTAGCACACGTAGTAGACGACATTATGTAATCAGCTATATTCTATAAGTTTCATGTGCCCTGTCCTTATATATAAGTCCGTGGAATAGAATACGCataaagaaatacacacaatcatatttttataaagtaggGAATAAAAGCTGATAAAAATCATCGGTGACAACGGGCGAGGATTTCCGCGTATAAACGAGCTTTCTACGCTAGGAATACTGCTCCAATTATTATATCCctatataattcacaattaCACAGGAATTatgacgtaataaaataagtttgcaatctattattgttttgtaattCATGATTATGCGTCAAGTGACGCAAACTTCAGACAATACGAGTGCTAGGTAAAATCCCGGTCAACTTttgtcaagattttttttctcgttggTGCTATTGTGAAATGTGACGTTGACGGCGAGTGATTATTGCTCTTCCACTGTTTCTTGCGTCGTGAGTTTGTGCCGTGGTTTTTGTTTCTGTTATTGTCGAATTATCCGAATGTCTTTAGAACGATATCCGGAATGATATTCTTGACGAGCTCAATCTAAGCACTGGTCActgattaatgaaaaattttaaattctaacgATTTTTCAGAAAGTGATAAGCTTTGTCACATTGAAACATGGACACggatttattattcttctcgTTCATAGATAATGCCACGAAAGCATGGCTCGACACTCTGCATCGGATGTGGGCGTTATGTAAGCGcaatatttcaatgtaaattttttttatcacaacgTACAAATgcattaattgataattgaatCATTTGTAGGGAAGAAGTGTGACGGTGTTAGCAAAACATTAACGGATTACTTCGAAACAGCACCAAATCCATATCTCAGCACATTGAGAATCCTTGTCAACATTTCTGATTTTGATCATATGACAAACAGCAAATCGCTTGCATTTGcaggtttttattttttgactattaatttcttttgcaatGTACATGAACgtagttttttatttcaaaatacatttacataatatagaaaataacttgagcatttctttgttatttgtattaatagaTGGTTTTAAGCTTGATAATTGTATCTCAGAAATAATCTGCAAGAGTGCAGGTTGAAGCAAAATCGAttacttttgttttaatatatatcaaagtcaaggaaatatattctataaataatcacCGAATTATCTTCTGGCATATTTAAAACAgtatttcagagatttttaagatgtaaagaaatagatttttttttaacaaaactattatataacttatatacattgtattttatatattcttagaaATTAAACtacttcataatataattttgttcatgTTACAGTGATAgaagaattttcaaattggataaaagagagaaaagaaggttATAAGGAATTTCTTGTTCCTGATTTGAAGTTAGCagctttcaaattaataaagcaaaaacATATGAAACAAATGCTGCTAATTAAGAatgtttctaatatatatgattttgtgGAACATAAAGATATGTTTCTACAATCAATAAAGGTATGCTGAAtgcaagaatataaaaatttttattccatattcatatgtatgtatgtatgtatctatctatgtacgtatgtatatgtatatgtatatatatttatttatttatttaattatttttgtaggaaatGATACGAGATAAAGAATATAAGGAGGCTGCACAATATGTTGCAATGTTAAAATTGCAGAGTCATTTTATGGATCcagaaatattgttattaccacttatattacaaaataagttACAAGTAGTTGATGAATTTCTAGTTGACTGCCAAGATGTTCAAAAGGCTTTAACAACTTATTTAGACAACTTGATAGCACCaggaaaaaatgtacaaatcaTATTGGAAAGATTTATCTAGTGAGTGATAATGTATTTGTTCATTCacatatacaagatattttaattttataattaattaattgagatttttactgaattaaatcttttcagTGAAAATGATATTCCAGAGGTTAAAATATCGTTAACACAAGTTCGTCCAATAACTAAGCTTATTGCACGTCTAATAAAGCAGTACAATTTGTCACCTGATGTATGTCCACACTTAAACACAAAACGAAACGAAGGAgcattgcaatttattatacataaacgtTATGTAGATGGTAGTTTAAGTAAATATCcagttgtttttattattatttaaagtcatTATCTtgttggaataaaaatatatatgtatatattgatatcttttatctaattgtttttttttattgcagatgTTGCTAGCTGGAGGGAGATGGTGAGAGAGGCAATAGGAGATGacattaaattgcaaaaggAATTACTtcttatgttaattaatgtCAATGATGCACAAGAAGGTTTATATTGGGCGAGGGAATATAGAATACCTAAACAAGAATGGCCATGGATGATTGTACATGCAGAAGAAAATgaaggagaagaagaaacAGAAGAAGAAGGTGCGCAAggtaatgttttataatttatatttttatatgtatgttttgcgaaatattcataatattgtaGATTTTCACGaatgaggaaaaatattaagatatcaaTTTTGTCACTAAATCATTTCGAGTATATACTCTTCTGCTCactcttatatattctttttacaatatcatattttccaGGGGTAAATGATGGAGCTTCTACGAGCAAAGATGAAAATTGGGAACCAATCGaagataatcaaaattatcacattttGAAATTACCAAGAGAATCTATTAATGTAGTGGATAATGGACGCTTATTTGAAGAATTCCTTGATAATGGATTGAGGAATGTTACTATAGTTGGAATTGATTTAGAGTGGAAACCTAGTTTTGGTAATATTtgagaacatatatatatatatatatatatatatatatatatataaaaattataaaactttttacaatactttaatatgaatcatttatttgttcttttatGCACAGGAACTAAGCAACCAGAACTAGCACTTATACAAGTTGCTACTGAggataatgtttatattttggaTGTGACTACTCTTGGTAATGAATTACCTGAACTCTGGGCTGAACTTGGTCTTATGTtgtttggaaataaaaatattattaaaataggtaagtgttttaatatttgaaataatatttatattattttacatagctATATgtgatttacataatttaatatttaatattttatattaaaaagaaatactagATAGTTAATATCACTATATGAAATggaaacaatataaatgttaatactaaaattattacaatgtacATTACCACAGGATTTGGAATAGCACACGACATAACAGTGATACGCAATAGTATACCTACATTGTCGTCTATTAAAAACCATGGCCAAGGTTACCTCGATTTGATGATTTTGTGGAGAAAATTATCAGAAGATTACAACTTTATTTTCCCATACAAAGGTGACCCAAACTTCACAAGCAAGAGTTTAAGTAAACTTGTGGAACTATGTTTTGGACAAAGATTGGACAAGTCTGATCAATTCTCAAATTGGGAACTAAGACCTCTTAGAGAAagtcaaataatatatgctgGTTGGTAATCCTCTCCCTTTACTAATTATGTAATGCATTttcatacaattaaaatatctgttttataTGACAGCATTGGATGCTTATTGTTTGTTGGAAATATATAAGGTATTAGCGGATTATTCAGCAGATATGGATATACCGTTTGAAGATATTTGTGCAGAAATACAGCACATTCCACAGACACATAAAAAACCGACCACAAATAAAACCACACATAaggtataaattatataaacagaaaataaattatataagaaaattatattaacaaatatattatatgttatattatatggaTGCAATGCATTGTATGATAGTCAACGTTTTTCGTTGATAAGAAAagacattttgtataatttttcttatttttgtaaattttatataacaaacgCGTGCATCCTGGAAGCTATTGTGTGATTCAATTGTTcatgtgaaaataaatatattttttgaaagatactatatatacatatatatatatatatatatatataattttttaattatgcatgaAGTGGGCTCAAATGATCTTGATATATATCAAGATCACGAGCCTGAGTAACATCCAAGAAGTTTCCGTCGTTGTTTGTTACAAAGttctttacaattaaattgtacaataaagACAAGTATTAAATACGATAATCTGAACTTTTCTGagcatgaattttatattaatcgtatGTTTAAGTAAATGTATGAGCAAGGCTCAGCCCATTTTTCTGTGTTCCCGCCCTCAAAAAAACTAACAACccaatcaatttctattttttaaataaaaattaagtttgggttagattaattttttggagGAGTGGCAATGCAGGAAGAGCGGCgaagtctctctctttctccccttcCCACACATTTatgtaaatacttaaatatacaattaatataaaattcttgctCGGAAATGTTCCAATTTTcgcattgaatatttttattgtacaatttaattgttaataactttttaacaaacaaTGAGCGACGGCTAAaacttcttatattatattacttaggATATTACTTAGAATCATGATCTTGACAACATATCAAGATCAAAGTCATTCGTGAGGTTGCtactttatacataattaccgatctttttttttttattttattcatttattcattttttaattacacactctttatgtgtatgtattatatatctagaCATTTAATAATCTCCAACTATTTTACAGAAAGCTATATATTCAAATCCTGCAACATCTGATAGAGACAATGAGAATTATCGCGCGAATGCAGGAGCTTCACCAAAATACGTAACGGCATCTAAATACAAATCTATGGGTAAACAGGGATATCATAATAAACAGAATAAATCTGAGCATCTGGGAATACTTAGAATAGCTAATGATGGAAGACACGATAATCAAAAGAGATATGACAATCGTGATAATCAGAATCGAGACAGATGCGCGCGTGTCGGAATAATTCAGATAGCTAATGACACAAGAAGTGATAACCAAAGGAAAtatgacaattataataatcataatcagATCACATACGGACACATCGGAATGATGCGAGGGGCTAACGGTGCAAGATATGAGAATGAAAAGAGACACGATAATCGTGagaattataatagatttgaCAACTACGAGAATCATAATAGATATGACCATCCAAACAGATACGGTAATCAAAGTAGACGCAATAATTCTGATAAATACGACAAACAGATCGATAGACGGGAGGATGTTCAGAATAGATTTCTGGACAAGCTTGAAAAGATGAATAGATCGGAATCCAGAATGCAGCGACAACATCAAGGAGATCCGGTCATCGCGCATACGTGGCGCGTTGTATGCGATTCGATGTTGGGTGGCTTGAGCAGCAAGCTACGGATGTGCGGTGTAGATTGCATACACGTTTTATTTGATCAGGGTGGAGACGATTCTGCCAAATTGGCAATGCGTGAAAACAGGATTTTGCtaacgcgtaataaaaattacgaaagaGTAAGACtaactttatatgtatttgtcaTAGCCGAACTGttgtaattcttatttttttttttacatgttgcAGTTCAAGCAGTATTTACCACTAAAGAACTGCTATAGAATAATGGCCGACACACCTGACAATCAATTGCgcgaaattttatgttatttcgGCGTAGTTGTTAcacaaaatgatattttcagTCGATGTCAAATATGTAATTGCGATGAATTCGTTAAAGTCCCGAAGCAATTAATGGACGATCTTGTGCAAAGGTGAGCTattttctatctatatatatcgctTTGCTTTAGTTTTacaatcttttctctttctatcaattttatgatataataaaagcaatgATTTCGCCTTCGATTTAGCTTcgtgaaaattataagaaaaaacaattatcgAGTGCTGCCTAATCAAGTCGATAGCGTAAAAGGAAAAGCTGATGTTGGTGATGATAATGACGATTTTGAACTTGCTCGGAATTCgaacaattattttacgaatagCGAGCATCGCACATGGCGTCTGTCCACAGACACTATCGAGGTCGCCACCTGTACAACGAGATATCAAATGCGAATACAAATCGATAAGGTCCCACTGAAAGTATTGAAGAATGTACAGATCTTTTATATCTGCGAACActgtggaaaaatatattgggaTGGTTCACACTTGGAGCGAGCTCTTAATGGTGTTATCAAAGATTTAATCGTTAAACAATAAGTATTAAGTgtgatacaaaaaaagaaaaaaaaaacgaaaactCTTGCTCAAAAAATTAGAGTAAAgggcagaaaaaaaatcaaaatcatcCATAGTTtgagaaatttcaaataatgattGTTCCTAGAATTTACGCGTCGCCAATATCGAGTATGTGATATTGTCATGCTTATTAAAACGCTACATTAATACACATCTGATCGTACTATTTGCGACATAGACTACGTTTACACGTCACCCCTAATCGATTCTAAGGCTGGCCAATCACAGTCATTCCATTCTTCAGAGGAATAGCTGTGGTTGGCCAGTTTTACAACTACGGATGTTATTAAACCCGATTAAGGGTGCCGTGTAACAATTCTCATAGATAAACACATATATTCTTTGTCAATATATTGTTACCGTTTTTTCTTGTatctttaagatatattttatccttttttgttcatttaaatatatatatatatatatatatatatatatatatatatatatatatatattactagtGAAATCGCGCTATGAAATGATATAATCTTGATCTGATAAAATCGATCGCATCATATTATATCGatacatcatattatatagttacgatgccatcaattttaatttaatttaatttactattataagttgatattatataatattataatcgccGCTATCattaattgtcattttattagcataagttgttaaataatcaaaaagtttattagatttctatcatttttttaaatcgataaataagAGATTTAAGATGCAAATTCAGATTATTGATTGATGAGGACCACAAACAAGTGTCGCATTGTAAGatgtaatttgatatatgacTGCATATTTGAGATTGCATGATATTCTCTCCACATAAGAGCAAATTAAATGCATGTGCTCAATGTATCAACTTTGttgattatttgtaatttcttgCAACTATCTTTGTAATGAAAAAGACAACTAtctttgtaacaaaaaaaaagcaaagatgCCTATAGAATATAAGATGATgttattctgatttttttaaatatgtattttaatta is part of the Cataglyphis hispanica isolate Lineage 1 chromosome 1, ULB_Chis1_1.0, whole genome shotgun sequence genome and encodes:
- the LOC126854393 gene encoding exonuclease mut-7 homolog encodes the protein MDTDLLFFSFIDNATKAWLDTLHRMWALWKKCDGVSKTLTDYFETAPNPYLSTLRILVNISDFDHMTNSKSLAFAVIEEFSNWIKERKEGYKEFLVPDLKLAAFKLIKQKHMKQMLLIKNVSNIYDFVEHKDMFLQSIKEMIRDKEYKEAAQYVAMLKLQSHFMDPEILLLPLILQNKLQVVDEFLVDCQDVQKALTTYLDNLIAPGKNVQIILERFIYENDIPEVKISLTQVRPITKLIARLIKQYNLSPDVCPHLNTKRNEGALQFIIHKRYVDGSLNVASWREMVREAIGDDIKLQKELLLMLINVNDAQEGLYWAREYRIPKQEWPWMIVHAEENEGEEETEEEGAQGVNDGASTSKDENWEPIEDNQNYHILKLPRESINVVDNGRLFEEFLDNGLRNVTIVGIDLEWKPSFGTKQPELALIQVATEDNVYILDVTTLGNELPELWAELGLMLFGNKNIIKIGFGIAHDITVIRNSIPTLSSIKNHGQGYLDLMILWRKLSEDYNFIFPYKGDPNFTSKSLSKLVELCFGQRLDKSDQFSNWELRPLRESQIIYAALDAYCLLEIYKVLADYSADMDIPFEDICAEIQHIPQTHKKPTTNKTTHKKAIYSNPATSDRDNENYRANAGASPKYVTASKYKSMGKQGYHNKQNKSEHLGILRIANDGRHDNQKRYDNRDNQNRDRCARVGIIQIANDTRSDNQRKYDNYNNHNQITYGHIGMMRGANGARYENEKRHDNRENYNRFDNYENHNRYDHPNRYGNQSRRNNSDKYDKQIDRREDVQNRFLDKLEKMNRSESRMQRQHQGDPVIAHTWRVVCDSMLGGLSSKLRMCGVDCIHVLFDQGGDDSAKLAMRENRILLTRNKNYERFKQYLPLKNCYRIMADTPDNQLREILCYFGVVVTQNDIFSRCQICNCDEFVKVPKQLMDDLVQSFVKIIRKNNYRVLPNQVDSVKGKADVGDDNDDFELARNSNNYFTNSEHRTWRLSTDTIEVATCTTRYQMRIQIDKVPLKVLKNVQIFYICEHCGKIYWDGSHLERALNGVIKDLIVKQ